The following are encoded together in the Bactrocera neohumeralis isolate Rockhampton chromosome 6, APGP_CSIRO_Bneo_wtdbg2-racon-allhic-juicebox.fasta_v2, whole genome shotgun sequence genome:
- the LOC126761256 gene encoding somatostatin receptor type 5-like → MSHNIVTNASPDEPQIPTLALFPLEEAIDSPLLQNLSTTMAVSIENDTYNTTMEYSYYENCPTNGDSIGHIVNFVLYVIVCVIGLFGNTLVIYVVLRYSKMQTITNVYILNLAVADECFLIGIPFLLHTIVSGSWQFGNFMCKAYMVSTSITQFTSSIFLLIMSADRYIAVCHPISSTQYRTPLISKLVSGFAWLTSALLMLPVIIFANTVEQNGHISCHIKWPELGHHETGFTFIMYVFTLGFATPLIFILCFYYLVIRKLRTVGPQNKSKEKKRSHRKVTRLVLTVITVYILCWLPFWISQLILITTTPSPCATRLEIAIFLLVGCLGYSNSAMNPFLYAFLSENFKKSFRKAFAAITALNAKDTTFTASGTGTVPTAELHSKDISMFSKLGKKSRKLAAIRQQRQKQKEALLGVDSNTTTLLTNTTYGTATTATTMTVAETSETLPTEITNANPTLVACCDNGQLIKGDNTTADSSTLSAVSVVNTAADLQANGAVAHANAATERPPVLRTDL, encoded by the coding sequence ATGTCACACAACATTGTTACAAACGCTTCCCCCGATGAACCGCAGATCCCGACTCTGGCGCTCTTCCCGCTCGAAGAGGCTATCGACTCGCCGTTGCTTCAAAATCTCAGCACAACGATGGCTGTGAGCATAGAGAATGACACCTATAATACAACCATGGAATATTCATACTATGAGAATTGTCCAACAAATGGCGACTCTATTGGACATATTGTGAATTTTGTGCTCTATGTGATTGTTTGTGTTATTGGCCTGTTCGGCAATACGCTTGTGATCTATGTCGTGTTGCGTTATTCGAAAATGCAAACCATTACTAATGTTTACATACTCAATTTGGCAGTGGCTGATGAGTGTTTCCTCATTGGCATACCCTTCCTGCTGCATACCATAGTTAGCGGTAGTTGGCAATTCGGCAACTTCATGTGTAAAGCTTATATGGTCAGCACGTCAATTACACAATTCACTTCGTCAATCTTCTTGTTGATCATGTCGGCAGATCGTTACATTGCCGTCTGTCATCCAATATCTTCGACGCAATACCGCACGCCACTCATTTCAAAATTAGTATCCGGCTTCGCTTGGCTTACTTCGGCTCTGCTGATGTTGCCGGTCATCATATTCGCCAACACGGTGGAGCAGAATGGACACATTTCATGTCACATCAAGTGGCCTGAGTTGGGACATCATGAGACAGGTTTCACTTTTATTATGTATGTCTTCACGCTCGGCTTCGCCACACCGCTCATCTTCATACTCTGCTTTTACTATCTCGTCATACGGAAATTGCGCACTGTCGGCCCACAGAATAAGTCGAAAGAGAAGAAACGTTCTCACCGCAAGGTAACACGTTTAGTACTGACCGTCATCACGGTTTATATACTTTGTTGGTTGCCCTTCTGGATCTCACAACTAATACTCATCACGACTACACCCAGTCCATGTGCTACACGCCTGGAAATTGCCATCTTTCTGCTTGTCGGCTGTCTCGGTTACTCCAACTCGGCGATGAATCCCTTTCTCTACGCTTTTCTAagtgaaaactttaaaaagaGCTTCCGCAAAGCATTCGCCGCCATAACCGCATTAAACGCGAAGGACACAACGTTCACGGCCAGCGGCACCGGTACTGTGCCTACAGCTGAACTGCATAGCAAAGATATTAGTATGTTCAGCAAGTTGGGTAAGAAGAGTCGCAAATTAGCGGCTATACGACAACAACGGCAAAAGCAAAAGGAGGCGCTACTAGGTGTGGATAGTAATACAACAACTTTGCTTACAAATACCACATACGGCACGGCTACAACCGCGACAACAATGACCGTGGCCGAAACGTCCGAGACATTGCCGACGGAAATTACAAATGCCAATCCCACGCTCGTTGCGTGCTGTGACAATGGTCAGCTGATTAAAGGCGACAATACAACAGCTGATTCTTCGACGCTGAGCGCTGTCAGTGTGGTGAACACGGCGGCAGACTTGCAAGCCAATGGCGCTGTGGCACATGCAAATGCGGCAACGGAGCGACCGCCGGTGTTGCGCACAGATTTATAA